In Acidobacteriota bacterium, the DNA window CAGTAGTCAGTAGTCAGTAGTCAGTAGTCGAGTGTTGGGATTTTGAATTATCTGTCAAGCGTATTTGGTTCCATTTGAGTCATTTAGGAACAATTCTTTTCAAGAATTCCACGGATTCAACTATCCGGGTTTTATCTACTGACTCATCAACTACTGACTACTGACTCATCAACTACTGACTACTGACTACTGACTACTGACTTTTTCTTCATTCTCAATTCTTCATTCGGATCACTCCGTACCATGTCAAGCCCATTCTCTTCTCCCACAAAAGTTATCCTTCAAGCGCCACTCTCGGGTCAACTTCTGCCCCTGGAACGGGTTCCTGACCCGGTATTTGCTCAAAAAATGGTTGGAGATGGGATCTCGATTGACCCATTGAGTCAAATCTTGCTGGCGCCCTGCGATGGCGAAATTGTCCAGCTTCATACCGCCAACCATGCGGTAACCATCCTGACTTCGGGGGGGTTGGAAGTCCTGATTCACATTGGATTAGACACTGTAAGCCTTAAAGGCAAAGGTTTTATGCCAAAGGTCAAGCTTGGTGACAAAGTTCAGTCCGGTGCAGCTTTGATCGAGTTTGATGCCGATTTTATTGCTACGCATGCCCGTAGCCTGTTGACCCAACTGGTAATTACCAATAGTGACCGGGTGGCCCGCTTCGAACCAGCTTCGGGGACGGTTGAAGCTGGGAAAGATCCAGTTTTGACGCTTCATTTAGCAGATATCAGCCCTGAGAGCGCTCTGGCAGAGGGAAAAGTTGTTACCTCAGAGGCAATTATCATTCCGAATCTGACGGGCCTTCACGCCCGCCCCGCCGCCGTGCTGGCCAATGTCGCCAAGAAATATAAAGCTGAAATCAAACTCCGGCGCGGCGATGACTATGCCAATGCCAAAAGTGTCACTTCGATTCTGGCACTTGAAGTCAGCTACAATGACAAAATTGTCCTGGTTGCCAAAGGCGAAGAAGCTGAAGCGGCGATTGATACCCTGACTGAACTCGTCAAACTTGGCCTGGGTGATGAAGGCCACGCACCGGCACCGGCACCGGCCACCACGGTGGCATCGGCGGCGCCGGCACCTCAACCGAAACATCAGTCTGATGACCCAAATGTTCTGGTGGGGGTCAGCGCGTCACCTGGAATTGCGGTCGGCACTGTTTTTCAGTTGCATCGCCAGGAAGTTGAAGTTGAAGAAGACGGAACGACTCCAGATCAGGAATGGATCCAGCTCACTCAGGCACTCGAAAAAGGAAAAGCCCAACTGCAGGCCCTTCAGGCAAAGCTCCACGGCACGGCTGATCCCGCCAAAGCAGCCATTTTTGCGGCCCATCAGGAACTGCTTGAAGACCCTGACCTGCTCGATATCACTGCCTCAATGATTGATAAAGGGAAAAGCGCGGCGTTTGCCTGGAAATCAGCCGTCAATTTGCATGCGGAACGGCTGGCTCAACTGCGAAACCAGCTTTTGGCCCAACGCGCCAATGACCTGCGCGATGTGGGCCAGCGCGTTTTGATCTGCCTGACTGGGGTCTCTCCCGAACCGCTTAAAATCCCGGCGGAATCCATCCTGGTTGCTGAAGATTTGACACCCTCCGACACCGCCACCTTTGACCGCAAAGTCGTGCGAGGCTTTTGTACTTCGCTCGGGGGGGCGACGTCGCACGTTGCCATTCTGGCTCGATCTCTCGATATCCCGTCCATTGCGGGAATTGATCCCAAAGCACTCGAACTCCCCAATGGCACCCCTGTCATCCTCGATGGGTCCAAAGGCACGCTTCGGCTCAACCCCAATCCTGGCGAAATCGAGCGGATCCAAAAACGGATTGAATCCCGCGAAACCAAACGCAAATCCGATCTTTCCCACGCGCACGAACCGGCCTTGACCCGAGATGGGCACCACATCGAAGTTGTCGGGAATATCGGCGGCCTGTCCGATGCCAAAAATGTTCCATCCCTGGGGGGTGAAGGCGTTGGATTACTCCGGTCTGAATTTCTGTTTATGGAACGGACAACGGCACCGACCGAAGACGAACAATTTCAAGCCTATAAAGAAATTGCCGAAGCGGTTGGGACTGACCGCCCTTTGATTATCCGCACGCTTGATGTCGGTGGCGATAAACCGCTGACCTATCTTCCGATTGCCAGAGAAGACAATCCTTTTTTGGGTGAGCGTGGAATCCGTATTGGCCTGGATCGTCCAGTGATTTTACGGACACAACTGCGGGCGATTTTGCGGGCTTCACAGTTTGGGAAGATCAGCGTGATGTTCCCGATGATTGCCATGCTCTCGGAATTAAGGGATGCAAAAGCCATTTTTTTGGAGGAATGTCAGGCACTCGGGATCAACCCAATTCCAATGGGAATTATGGTTGAAGTTCCATCCGTGGCGATTCTGGCCGAACAGTTTGCCCGGGAAGCCGATTTTTTCTCGATTGGGACCAACGATCTGACCCAGTACACGCTGGCCATGGATCGGGGCAATCCGAAAATGGCATCCAAGGTTGATGCGTTAAACCCCAGTCTGCTCCACCTGATTGATCAAACGGTACAGGGCGCCCAGGCACATGGCAGATGGGTTGGCGTCTGTGGCGGCATTGCCAGTGATCCGCACGCGGTGCCGATCCTGATTGGACTCGGGGTCACGGAACTCAGTGTCAGCCTGCCGGTCATTCCAGCGATCAAAGCCCAAATTCGGAACCTCAGTCAAGCCGAATGCCGCGAGCTGGCCAGGCAGGCCCTCAAACTCGACAATGGGGCACAGGTGCGTGAACTTGTCCCCATCAATGAAGATTCAGGAGAAATGAAATGAGCGCCACGGCACAGGCAGTTGAAACACCTTCGGCGTTTGGTCCATTGATCATGTTGTGGAGAAATGCCTTTTCCGTCCTTCAGAAAATCGGGAAAGCCATGATGCTCCCGGTGTCGGTGATGCCCGTGGCCGGGATCTTACTTGGCGTCGGCAGCGCCCATCTGTTTTTCATTCCCGAAAGTGTTTCCAACATTATGGCTCAATCTGGAGGGGCCATTTTCGGAAACCTGCCGTTGATTTTTGCGATTGCCGTGGCCGTCGGGTTGACCGAAAACGACGGAGTCGCCGCCGTAGCAGCAACGGTTGGGTTTGTCGTGTTGCTGGCCACGATGGGCACCACCGCCAAAATGATGAACGTTGAGACAAAACCCATTATGGGTATTGACTCAATCGAAACCGGCGTCTTTGGCGGTATTTTGATTGGGTTGATTGCCGCCTGGGCATTTAACCGGTTTTATCGAATCACCCTGCCCTCCTACCTTGGTTTTTTTGCCGGGAAACGTTCGGTGCCGATCATTACCGCCTTCGCTGCGATTGGAACTGGGATTGTAATGAGTTTTATCTGGCCGCCAATTGGAGCCGGAATTAATACGGCCTGCCGGTGGGCGGCCAACGAACGACCCGACCTGGCATTTAGTCTGTATGGCTTTGTGGAACGCCTCTTGATTCCGTTTGGGCTTCACCATATCTGGAATGTCCCGTTTTTCTTTGAAGTTGGTAAATACCTTGATCCTTCGACTGGAAAGTATGTCACTGGCGAAATCAACCGGTTTGTGGCCGGTG includes these proteins:
- the ptsP gene encoding phosphoenolpyruvate--protein phosphotransferase, translated to MSSPFSSPTKVILQAPLSGQLLPLERVPDPVFAQKMVGDGISIDPLSQILLAPCDGEIVQLHTANHAVTILTSGGLEVLIHIGLDTVSLKGKGFMPKVKLGDKVQSGAALIEFDADFIATHARSLLTQLVITNSDRVARFEPASGTVEAGKDPVLTLHLADISPESALAEGKVVTSEAIIIPNLTGLHARPAAVLANVAKKYKAEIKLRRGDDYANAKSVTSILALEVSYNDKIVLVAKGEEAEAAIDTLTELVKLGLGDEGHAPAPAPATTVASAAPAPQPKHQSDDPNVLVGVSASPGIAVGTVFQLHRQEVEVEEDGTTPDQEWIQLTQALEKGKAQLQALQAKLHGTADPAKAAIFAAHQELLEDPDLLDITASMIDKGKSAAFAWKSAVNLHAERLAQLRNQLLAQRANDLRDVGQRVLICLTGVSPEPLKIPAESILVAEDLTPSDTATFDRKVVRGFCTSLGGATSHVAILARSLDIPSIAGIDPKALELPNGTPVILDGSKGTLRLNPNPGEIERIQKRIESRETKRKSDLSHAHEPALTRDGHHIEVVGNIGGLSDAKNVPSLGGEGVGLLRSEFLFMERTTAPTEDEQFQAYKEIAEAVGTDRPLIIRTLDVGGDKPLTYLPIAREDNPFLGERGIRIGLDRPVILRTQLRAILRASQFGKISVMFPMIAMLSELRDAKAIFLEECQALGINPIPMGIMVEVPSVAILAEQFAREADFFSIGTNDLTQYTLAMDRGNPKMASKVDALNPSLLHLIDQTVQGAQAHGRWVGVCGGIASDPHAVPILIGLGVTELSVSLPVIPAIKAQIRNLSQAECRELARQALKLDNGAQVRELVPINEDSGEMK